The following proteins are co-located in the Thermus albus genome:
- the trpB gene encoding tryptophan synthase subunit beta, whose product MLRLPDFPLPDGRGRFGPYGGRYVPETLIPALEEVEAAYKEAKKDPAFLAELEYYLRTFAGRPTPLYHAKRLSQHWGGAQVYLKREDLLHTGAHKINNTLGQALLARRMGKKRVIAETGAGQHGVSVATVAALFGLECVVYMGEEDVRRQALNVFRMKLLGAEVRPVAAGSRTLKDATNEAIRDWLTHVRTTFYILGSVVGPHPYPMMVREFQSVIGEEVKAQSLELFGRYPDALIAAVGGGSNAIGLFAPFAYLPPKERPRLIGVEAAGEGLSTGRHAASIGAGKRGVLHGSYMYLLYDHDGQITPAHSVSAGLDYPGVGPEHSYYADQGIAEYAGVTDEEALEGFKLLARLEGIIPALESAHAIAHAAKVVPEMDKDQVVVINLSGRGDKDVTEVMRLLGGEV is encoded by the coding sequence ATGTTGAGGTTGCCTGATTTTCCTTTACCGGATGGGCGGGGACGGTTTGGTCCCTATGGAGGAAGGTACGTTCCCGAAACCCTGATCCCGGCCCTCGAGGAGGTGGAGGCCGCCTACAAGGAGGCCAAGAAGGACCCCGCTTTTCTGGCGGAGCTGGAGTACTACCTCAGGACCTTTGCCGGTCGGCCTACCCCCCTTTACCACGCCAAGAGGCTTTCCCAGCACTGGGGCGGGGCCCAGGTGTACCTGAAGCGGGAGGACCTCCTGCACACCGGAGCCCACAAGATCAACAACACCCTGGGCCAGGCCCTCCTGGCCCGGCGCATGGGCAAAAAGCGGGTCATAGCGGAAACCGGGGCCGGCCAGCACGGGGTTTCCGTGGCCACGGTGGCGGCCCTTTTCGGCTTGGAATGCGTGGTCTACATGGGGGAGGAGGACGTGCGGCGCCAGGCCCTAAACGTGTTCCGCATGAAGCTTCTGGGGGCCGAGGTGCGCCCGGTGGCGGCGGGAAGCCGCACCCTTAAGGATGCCACCAACGAGGCCATCCGCGACTGGCTCACCCATGTGCGCACCACCTTTTACATCCTGGGCTCGGTGGTGGGGCCCCACCCCTACCCCATGATGGTGCGGGAGTTCCAAAGCGTCATCGGGGAAGAGGTAAAGGCGCAAAGCCTGGAGCTCTTCGGCCGCTACCCCGATGCCCTCATCGCCGCGGTGGGTGGGGGGTCCAATGCCATTGGCCTTTTCGCCCCCTTCGCCTATTTGCCGCCAAAGGAGCGGCCCCGGCTCATCGGGGTGGAGGCCGCGGGTGAGGGCCTTTCCACGGGAAGGCATGCCGCCAGCATCGGGGCAGGGAAGCGGGGGGTGTTGCACGGGAGCTACATGTACCTCCTCTACGACCACGACGGCCAGATCACCCCGGCCCACTCGGTTTCTGCGGGCCTGGACTACCCCGGGGTGGGGCCCGAGCACAGCTACTACGCGGACCAGGGCATCGCCGAGTACGCGGGGGTCACGGACGAGGAGGCCCTCGAGGGCTTCAAACTCCTGGCCCGCCTGGAGGGGATCATCCCCGCCTTGGAGTCCGCCCATGCCATCGCCCACGCGGCCAAAGTGGTTCCGGAGATGGACAAGGACCAGGTGGTGGTCATCAACCTTTCGGGCCGGGGGGACAAGGACGTGACCGAGGTGATGCGCCTTTTGGGGGGGGAGGTATGA
- the thyX gene encoding FAD-dependent thymidylate synthase: protein MEIPVLDKGFVRLVEVMGNDAAIVQAARVSYGPGTKTLREDAALIDYLMRHRHTSPFEMVVFKFHVKAPIFVVRQWFRHRTASVNEISGRYSVLKEEFYEPEAWRHQARRNKQGSEGAFTDEEASRLLKGVEREAYQAYQTLLEKGIAREMARMVLPLNLYTEFYWKQDLHNLFHFLALRLDPHAQWEIRQYAKAIAEIVKAHVPLAWGSFEEHVLKGAHLSQTELRALQGLLTPELYEKALRELGLSGSRVEEALSKLFPPEPA from the coding sequence ATGGAGATCCCAGTTTTGGACAAGGGCTTCGTCCGCCTGGTGGAGGTGATGGGGAACGACGCCGCCATCGTCCAGGCGGCCAGGGTTTCCTACGGCCCGGGCACCAAGACGCTGCGGGAGGATGCCGCCCTCATCGACTACCTCATGCGCCACCGCCACACCAGCCCCTTTGAGATGGTGGTATTCAAGTTTCACGTTAAAGCTCCTATTTTCGTGGTACGGCAATGGTTCCGGCACCGCACCGCTAGCGTGAACGAGATCTCCGGGCGCTACTCCGTTCTGAAGGAGGAGTTTTATGAACCCGAAGCCTGGCGACACCAGGCCAGGCGGAATAAGCAGGGCTCGGAAGGGGCTTTCACCGACGAGGAAGCCTCCCGCCTTCTAAAGGGGGTGGAGAGGGAGGCCTACCAGGCCTACCAGACCCTCCTGGAAAAGGGCATCGCCCGGGAGATGGCCCGCATGGTCCTTCCCCTAAACCTCTACACCGAGTTCTACTGGAAGCAGGACCTGCACAACCTCTTCCACTTCCTGGCCCTGCGCCTAGATCCCCACGCCCAGTGGGAGATAAGGCAGTACGCCAAGGCCATCGCGGAGATCGTCAAGGCCCACGTGCCCCTGGCCTGGGGGAGTTTTGAGGAACACGTGCTAAAGGGAGCCCATCTCTCCCAGACGGAGCTTAGGGCCTTACAGGGGCTTCTTACCCCCGAGCTTTACGAGAAGGCCCTACGGGAGCTGGGGCTTTCCGGAAGTCGGGTGGAAGAGGCCTTAAGCAAGCTCTTCCCCCCGGAACCCGCCTAG